Part of the Brevibacillus brevis genome is shown below.
TCCACAGGCCTTTTGCTTCGAGGAACTTGCGGAAGCGGATCAGCGGATCGCGCAGCTCCCATTCGCTTTGCTCTTCACCTGTACGGTAACGGGTCGGATCGTCACCAGCCATGGTGTGCGGACCGTAGCGGTACGTCAGTGCTTCGATCAAGGTAGCGCCTTCGCCGTTTACGCCGCGCTCTTTCGCTTTTTGGACTGCGTAGTACACAGCCAGGATATCCATCCCGTCAATGCGCTCGCTCGCGATACCTGCTGCAGTCGCTTTGATCGCAATGTTTTCGGAAGCGGTCTGCTTCTCGAATGGAAGGGAGATCGCATATCCGTTGTTTTGGGAGAAGAAGATCACAGGCAGCTTGTAAACCCCTGCATAGTTCATGCCTTCGTAGAAGTCCCCTTGGGAAGTCGCGCCGTCACCGAAGTAGTTGATAGCGACACGCTTTTCGCCGCGCAGTTTGTAACCCATTGCAACACCTGTAGCTTGGGTACATTGAGCTGCGATGATGATTTGCGGCATCAGCACGTTTACGCCTTCAGGAATACGTCCGCCCTCCACGTGTCCGCGGGAATACAGGAATGCCTGGTGCATCGGGAAACCATGCCATACCATTTGCGGGATGTCGCGGTAGCTAGGCAGAATGAAATCTTCTTTGGAAAGAGCAGCCTCGGACCCGATCATGCTCGCTTCTTGACCTGCAACAGGTGCGTAGAAGCCCAGGCGGCCTTGGCGGTTCAAGCTGATCGCACGTTGGTCCCATACGCGGGTAAACACCATTCGGCGCATCAGTTCACGCAATTCATCATCGGAGAGCTTTGGCATCAAGTCAGGGCGAACAACCGTTCCGTCCGGAGCAAGAATTTGCAGCGGGGCGTTGTTCTCTGTTTGTTCAACAGCAGTGGTTACGCTCATCACATTCACCTCTTCACTGGATTAAAGGATCCGTAGTCTGCAATACGCTTTTCGACAAAACCGACGAGTGTCCGTTCAGTCAAGAATCGCGAATGCTGGCTCTGGATACCCTGAAAGTAAAGCAAAAGAACAGTTGGAACTTACAGGAAAAGGCTTACAGATCCTCCTGCGCCACCCTGTTATACCTCAGACAAAATATCTGTTTAAAGTGTTATAGTATTGATATTACAGGGTTTATTTCCTCTCTGTTATCATTTACTATATAAGCTGTATCAGTTTATTTCAAGGACTTATTTGCAAAAAAGCAAATTTTGGTGGTGAGAATCATGTCCGAATATGTAAAACGAACAATCATAAAAGAAGAAGTGCCCAGCATCCATGTGGACACTCCCCGCTCCGTCAAAGTGTATGTGCCGCCTGGCTACAATGAGCTTTTGTCCTATCCTGTCGTCTATTGCCAGGATGGAAATGACTTTTTCACGATGGGCCGGATCGCCACAATCGCAAACCAGCTCATTCTCGAGGAGGGAATCGATCCCTTCCTGATCGTCGGAGTCTCGGTAGAGCGAAGCAAACGGACCAGCGAGTATTCGCCGATCGGTTCCCGCAACACGGCATACAAACATTTTTTCACAGACGAACTGGTGCCATACATCGAGGAGCGTTACCCTGTGCGCCGGGACCCGGCTTCCCGGGTTTTGGCCGGCGATTCGCTAGGGGGAGCGGTCTCCCTGCACCTCGCATTGGATCGGCCGGATCTGTTTCAGCGCGTCCTCGCTTTGTCCGGCGCTTTTTTTCAGCCGACCCTGGACCAGCTGCAAAGTGCTCCCAGCCTGTCCTGGCTTTCGCTATGGATGGTCGTCGGCACAGATGAGCTCGCAGTGGAGACGCACATGGGCACTTTCGACTTTGTCCAATGGAATCGGACTGCCAAAGAAGTGCTGGAGGCGAAGCAAGCAAACCTGTCCTACCGCGAAAAACCGGGAAATCACGTCTGGGGACTGTGGCAAAAAGAGCTGCCGGACGGATTGCGTCACTTCTTTCCCGCCCCAAAACTGTGAGGGGCGGTTCCGCAGACCTTACAATCCGTTGATTTCTCTGATGTCGTCGTATCCGTAGTAGCGGCCATCCACCAAGTAAATGCCTTCGTGGGTGGCTTTTTCAATTTCTCCCGCCACCTGCTGCTCATCGCTCAGCACGATATTTACGATTTTGCTCTCGTCGCGCTGCATTTGCCCCTGGATTCGTTGGCGATCCTTGGCCGATATCATGTCTATCCCCTCTTTTCCCTGCGATTGGATAGGTATAGTATTTCATTGGCGTTATGGATTTACACAACAAAAAACAGCCCGAACCTCGCACAAAGGCGATGCCGGGCTGTTTCCTCAAGCAATGTCACTTCGTCCGCTCCAGCATTTATCGTGGTGCAGACACACCTGAGATCAGCGTTTCCACCACTTCCAGCACGTGACGGACATCATCGTCGGTAATATGGCGATGCGTCGTAAAACGGGTGACATACTCGTCAAAGTCTACCGCATACACGCCGTGTTCGGCCAAAGAACGGAGGAAATCCACGGCCGTCAGCTGGATCCCATCGGTTTTTACCAGAACGATATTCGTCTCGACCGGCTCGACCGCAAGGGAAAGCTCGCGAAAACCATCCGCCAGCAGTTTGGCTCGCGCATGGTCTTCCGCAAGCCTCTCCGTCATTTCTGTGAGGGCGAGAATGCCTGGCGCAGCCAAATACCCGACCTGACGCAAGCCGCCTCCCAGCTTTTTGCGCCACCATCTCGCCGCTTCGATGAAGTCCCTGTCACCGGCCAAGATCGAACCGACAGGAGCGCTGAGGCCTTTGGACAGACAAACCTGCACGGAATCCGTAAAACGGGTGAGCTCACGCACGTCTACGCCCAAGGCTGCGGCTGCGTTGAACAGGCGCGCTCCGTCCAGGTGAACGGGAATCCCATGCTTCTGCCCGACATCATATACGCTCTTCATCTGCGCGGGAGAAACGACAGCCCCGCCTGCTCGATTGTGCGTATTCTCCAGACAAATCAGCTTCGTTCGCGGAAAGTGGATGTTGGTGGTAGAGCGAATCGCTTTTTCCACATCTTCGGCCCGGAGCGCCCCCCGCTCGCCATTCAAGGTCCGCGTTTGTACCCCAGCGAGAGCCGACATCGCCCCTCCTTCGTAGTAGAAGATATGAGAGTCGGCCTCCACGATGACCTCGTCTCCGTTTACGCAATGCGTCAGTACCGCCACTTGATTGCCCTGCGTCCCGCTCGTGACAAACAGAGCGGCTTCCTTGCCCAGCTTCTCTGCCGCGAGCTCCTCCAGGCGATTGACCGTTGGATCCTCGCGGTATACATCGTCGCCGACTTCCGCATCCGCCATCGCACGAATCATCGCGTCCGTCGGTTTGGTGACGGTGTCGCTGCGCAAATCAATTTTTCTCATGGCCTCCCCCTCCTCCTGCATTCTTCATTTCGTAACACTTTCCACATTGCATCGGCAATTCCCTCTTTGTTACTATGGAAGAGAACTTACATACAGTTAGGAGACCTGTCCCATGAAAGTGAAAATCACGCGCAATGCGGCGAAGCAGCTGAAAACCATTATGGAGCAAGAAGAAGACAAGGATCTCAAGCTTCGCGTCTACATCACCCACGCGCACGGCGACCACGCTCACTACGGTCTCGCTCTGGACAAGCCTACTGAAGAAGATGAGGTCATTTCCACCGACAAAGAAATCGATGTGATCGTGAAAAAGGACGAGTCTCTGCTGGACGGGATCATCCTCGATTACTTGTATCTGCCGGAAGAAGGCTTCGTCATTACGAATCCTTCGAAAGGCAACACCGGAGATCACTAAAAGAAACAGCACAAATCCCCCTGCCGCTGAATGCAGCAAGGGGATTTTTGTTTGTCCCGACGGGTAAGCGCTAGGCAGTCGTATAGAGCTCGGCTGGTAAATCAAGTAGCAGCGGCGCTTTCGTTCCCTCGCCGACGGTCATGACCAGGCGGTGCACCGGACGCGTCATCGCGACGTAAAGCAGCTTGGCGTCCCATTCCGTATCGGCGTACTGTTCGACATCCAATAGAATGACGACGTCAAACTGCAGGCCTTTGGTCAAGAATGCGGGCATCACGGTGACGCCGCCGGGAAACTGGCTGTCTTTGCTGCCGAGAAGAGTCACGTTCGGAATTTTATCCTGCAAGCTTTTGTGCGCCTTTTTGCTGCCCCCGATCGTCTTCGTCACGATCGCGATGGTCTGGAAGCCCTCCTCCAAAAAGGAAGCGACGCGCCGGGATATATCCGCCCACAGCTCCACTCGAGAGGTCGAGGTCACCATGACCGGCTTTTCGCCGTGCCTAAGTACCGGTTTGGCCAAAACCGTCTCCGGTAGCTCGATCTGCCGCAATACTTCGTTTGCGCATTTCATGATCTCAATCGTGGAGCGATAGCTCTGCGACAGCGTATAGTAAGCGGACCGGATCTTTTGGAAGACGCCCTCGGTCAATTCCTCCCACGTATGAATGCCACGGTAGGAATGAATCCCTTGTGCGATATCGCCCACGACGGTTAGCGACTGGTTTTTCGTAGCGAGAGACACTACGGCGATCTCCAGTGCGCTCAAATCTTGCGCCTCGTCCACTACCGTATGATCGAAGTGTTCGGCCTTGCTCATGCCCTCGATGATGTGCTGTAAATAGAGCAGCGGCGCAATATCCTCGACCTCCAATCGCCCGTCTGCAAACAAGGCGCCCGATGACTGGCACACGTCCCTGATGACGGTATCGTTCACATCGTCAAAGGCCAGCCTCCGCAATAGGCTCTCATCGGTCACTACTTCCCGGTATGCTTCGAATACGTCCAACCGTGGAAAGGAAGTCATGTACGTATCCAGAATCTGTTCCAGCATCTTTTCGAATCTCGTCAACCCTTGCTTGTCCAGATCGATCTTCAATTCGCGCAGATGAGCGAACATTTGCTTGCTCATTTCCTGCTTCAAATGCTTGCGCAAAGCGTCCAAACGGCGATGATACGGCAGCTGCGCGAACTGCTCCAAAAAGCTTTGGCGAATGAAGTCGCCACTGATGGTAAAGACGTGCTTCGTTTTGTTGTATTGAAAACTCAGTTTTTTGAACGGGATTCTCGTCTCAATGACGAAGCGGATGTACTGCTCCAGTACGTCCCTGCACGCAAGCGAGCCCTTGAAGCGCAGTCGATTGCGAGTCGCTTCCTG
Proteins encoded:
- the pdhA gene encoding pyruvate dehydrogenase (acetyl-transferring) E1 component subunit alpha, yielding MSVTTAVEQTENNAPLQILAPDGTVVRPDLMPKLSDDELRELMRRMVFTRVWDQRAISLNRQGRLGFYAPVAGQEASMIGSEAALSKEDFILPSYRDIPQMVWHGFPMHQAFLYSRGHVEGGRIPEGVNVLMPQIIIAAQCTQATGVAMGYKLRGEKRVAINYFGDGATSQGDFYEGMNYAGVYKLPVIFFSQNNGYAISLPFEKQTASENIAIKATAAGIASERIDGMDILAVYYAVQKAKERGVNGEGATLIEALTYRYGPHTMAGDDPTRYRTGEEQSEWELRDPLIRFRKFLEAKGLWSEKDEEAVIEEAKKAVADAIKKADETPKMKVSELIDVMFETLPPALEEQKAEYLAKESK
- a CDS encoding alpha/beta hydrolase-fold protein, whose translation is MSEYVKRTIIKEEVPSIHVDTPRSVKVYVPPGYNELLSYPVVYCQDGNDFFTMGRIATIANQLILEEGIDPFLIVGVSVERSKRTSEYSPIGSRNTAYKHFFTDELVPYIEERYPVRRDPASRVLAGDSLGGAVSLHLALDRPDLFQRVLALSGAFFQPTLDQLQSAPSLSWLSLWMVVGTDELAVETHMGTFDFVQWNRTAKEVLEAKQANLSYREKPGNHVWGLWQKELPDGLRHFFPAPKL
- the ltaE gene encoding low-specificity L-threonine aldolase, producing MRKIDLRSDTVTKPTDAMIRAMADAEVGDDVYREDPTVNRLEELAAEKLGKEAALFVTSGTQGNQVAVLTHCVNGDEVIVEADSHIFYYEGGAMSALAGVQTRTLNGERGALRAEDVEKAIRSTTNIHFPRTKLICLENTHNRAGGAVVSPAQMKSVYDVGQKHGIPVHLDGARLFNAAAALGVDVRELTRFTDSVQVCLSKGLSAPVGSILAGDRDFIEAARWWRKKLGGGLRQVGYLAAPGILALTEMTERLAEDHARAKLLADGFRELSLAVEPVETNIVLVKTDGIQLTAVDFLRSLAEHGVYAVDFDEYVTRFTTHRHITDDDVRHVLEVVETLISGVSAPR
- a CDS encoding iron-sulfur cluster assembly accessory protein, whose product is MKVKITRNAAKQLKTIMEQEEDKDLKLRVYITHAHGDHAHYGLALDKPTEEDEVISTDKEIDVIVKKDESLLDGIILDYLYLPEEGFVITNPSKGNTGDH
- a CDS encoding UvrD-helicase domain-containing protein, which codes for MSTQHREYELEQKKLDETIAIIDQEIAQLREDIREATDDYVKQVVNSKKAKDLRYLEDHGREKPYFGRVDFIKDEVYERDQVYIGKRGIVRGDTFDSVVVDWRAPIASLYYSGESKDAFYRMGREIVRGEVALKRNFAIENGKITGIYDGAVKETIHREMGDPDDFLQEGFIDEFLAANLNQANDSRLKDIVATIQSEQNDIIRAEKERPIVVQGVAGSGKTTIALHRLSYLIYNYQDSMQSKKFMVFAPNRMFLTYISDVLPELGVDDVQQSTFVDWAARLVKPLIPKGWRITSPDKPLQLFFEEGQDEREQEATRNRLRFKGSLACRDVLEQYIRFVIETRIPFKKLSFQYNKTKHVFTISGDFIRQSFLEQFAQLPYHRRLDALRKHLKQEMSKQMFAHLRELKIDLDKQGLTRFEKMLEQILDTYMTSFPRLDVFEAYREVVTDESLLRRLAFDDVNDTVIRDVCQSSGALFADGRLEVEDIAPLLYLQHIIEGMSKAEHFDHTVVDEAQDLSALEIAVVSLATKNQSLTVVGDIAQGIHSYRGIHTWEELTEGVFQKIRSAYYTLSQSYRSTIEIMKCANEVLRQIELPETVLAKPVLRHGEKPVMVTSTSRVELWADISRRVASFLEEGFQTIAIVTKTIGGSKKAHKSLQDKIPNVTLLGSKDSQFPGGVTVMPAFLTKGLQFDVVILLDVEQYADTEWDAKLLYVAMTRPVHRLVMTVGEGTKAPLLLDLPAELYTTA